The sequence TTAATAGGGCCGCCAGCGCGTCGCCCTTGCCCTTCGCCGCCCGGATCCTCGCGACCACCGTGAGCACGTCAGCCATAGCGTGTGGGTCTCCTTTGGCCCGCGCCCATCATGGGCGGGGTGGGGGGCATTCTACGCGATCCCGGGATAGTTGACACGGGGAGGGCTATCTGGCACGATTGCCCCGTTATGACGTTTTTCCCGGGCCTCCTGCTTATGTAGCGGCGAGCGCGGAATTCCGCGTTCGCCGAGCCTCCTGCGACAATGTCGCCAGGAGGTTTTTCATTTCCGGCTCGTGATCGAGCCTGCGTGAGGAGCGACATGCCACCAAAGCCCGTGACGCCGAAGCGGATGGCCTTCGACAAGTACCAGCCTTTCGTGCCGCTCGATCTGCGTGACCGCACCTGGCCGGATAAGAAGCTCGTGAAGGCGCCCCGCTGGTGCTCCGTCGACCTGCGCGACGGCAACCAGGCCCTGATCGACCCGATGGATCCCGAGCGCAAGCGGCGCATGTTCGAGACCCTCGTCCGGATGGGCTTCAAGGAGATCGAGGTCGGCTTCCCATCGGCCTCCCAGCCCGACTACGACTTCGTGCGGCTCCTGATCGAGGAGGACCTGGTTCCGGACGACGTCGTCATCCAGGTGCTGACGCAGTGCCGCCCCGAGCTGATCGAGCGCACGTACCAGTGCCTGCAGGGCGCGCGGCGGGCCATCGTGCACTTCTACAACTCGACCTCCATCCTCCAGCGGCGCGTGGTGTTCGGCCTCGGCAAGCCGGGGATCGTGGACATCGCCGTCAACGCGGCGAAGCTGTGCAGGAAGCTCGAGGAGATATTGGTCGGCACGGAAGTCTTCTACGAGTACTCGCCAGAGAGCTACACGGGCACCGAGGTGGAGTTCGCCGTCGAGATCTGCGAGGCCGTTATGGACGTCATCGAGCCGACGCGCGACAGGAAGATCGTCCTGAACCTGCCCGCCACGGTGGAGATGTACACGCCGAACCTCTACGCCGACACGATCGAGTGGTTTCTCCGGCACATTTCCCGCCGCGACCGCGTCGTGTTGTCGCTCCACCCGCACAACGACCGCGGCTGCGCCGTGGCGGCAGCCGAGCTGGGCGTGATGGCGGGCGCCGACCGCGTGGAAGGCACGCTCTTTGGCAACGGCGAGCGCACCGGCAACGTGGACGTCGTCACGCTCGCCATGAACCTGTTCGCGCAAGGCATCGACCCAGAGCTCGACATCTCCGACATCGACGAGGTGCGCCGGGTCGCCGAGTACTGTAACCGCCTGCCCGTCCATCCGCGTCATCCCTACGGGGGCGACCTCGTCTACACGGCGTTCTCGGGCTCGCACCAGGACGCCATCAAGAAAGGCATGGAAGCCCTGCCGCCGGACTACAAGGTCTGGGAGGTGCCGTATCTCCCCATTGATCCGAAGCACGTGGGCCGCACGTACGAGGCCGTCATCCGCGTCAACAGCCAGTCGGGCAAGGGCGGCGTCGCCTTCATCATGAAGGCCGAGCACGGCTTCGACCTGCCCCGCCGCCTGCAGATCGAGTTCTCCAAGACGATCCAGGCGATCACCGAGGACTCGGGGACGGAGATCAGCCCCTCGGCCATGTGGGAGGCGTTCCAGCGCGAGTATCTGCCCGAGCCGGGGCGGTACGCCCTGCGCAGCCATGAGCTGGCGTCCGTGGGCGGCAGCGACGGCGCCCGCATCGTGGCGCAGGTCGCCGTGGACGGCGTCTCGCGCACGGTCACTGGCGCGGGCAACGGC is a genomic window of Candidatus Methylomirabilota bacterium containing:
- the leuA gene encoding 2-isopropylmalate synthase — translated: MPPKPVTPKRMAFDKYQPFVPLDLRDRTWPDKKLVKAPRWCSVDLRDGNQALIDPMDPERKRRMFETLVRMGFKEIEVGFPSASQPDYDFVRLLIEEDLVPDDVVIQVLTQCRPELIERTYQCLQGARRAIVHFYNSTSILQRRVVFGLGKPGIVDIAVNAAKLCRKLEEILVGTEVFYEYSPESYTGTEVEFAVEICEAVMDVIEPTRDRKIVLNLPATVEMYTPNLYADTIEWFLRHISRRDRVVLSLHPHNDRGCAVAAAELGVMAGADRVEGTLFGNGERTGNVDVVTLAMNLFAQGIDPELDISDIDEVRRVAEYCNRLPVHPRHPYGGDLVYTAFSGSHQDAIKKGMEALPPDYKVWEVPYLPIDPKHVGRTYEAVIRVNSQSGKGGVAFIMKAEHGFDLPRRLQIEFSKTIQAITEDSGTEISPSAMWEAFQREYLPEPGRYALRSHELASVGGSDGARIVAQVAVDGVSRTVTGAGNGPIAAFVDALRSGLGVELDVVDYAEHALGQGADAGAVAYVETVDGEGNLRWGVGTHPNIITASLRAVLSALGRRAR